A region of the Acanthopagrus latus isolate v.2019 chromosome 18, fAcaLat1.1, whole genome shotgun sequence genome:
GAGGGTTGAAGACGGAGAgttgaaaagggaaaaaaaataaacaaatgaccACAGATGAAATAGCTACATTTTccagataaaacatttaaaaacttattctgagtgtgtctgaatgtttcTGGGTATTATTGCCAAggttttctctatttttttttttttttttttgaaaagggTGCATTTGACATGAGGAACCAAACTCTAAGCGCGAATATGGATGCAACGTGTTCATGTGATTCAAGGAAAAGGACGAAAAGTACCTCGCTTTCCTTACAGCCCTAACATTTCATGAAGACTATGATtcggattttaaaaaaaaaaaatgaaaaaaaaaaatgatagtgAACGAACTACAAGAGAGAACTGAACTACAAGCAGCTTTGGTGTGCACCGTTACAAAGAGATGCAGCCTGGGAAATCACTCTACGCCTAAACAAGCCAactatgaaaaacacaaatgcaacagTGGAAAGGTACAAAGCCAACAACGTGATCACTCGCCGAAGCTCACAGGGTGACATTAACTCAGCGCCATGATTTTGCCAGACTTTCAGTCAGAAGCCATAGTTTTAACAAGAAGAGTGATGAAGAGTCGAGGGGTCAACAACAGAAAAGATCTACAGAGTCAAATCAGTGACTATCAATAGTAGCTAGCTAGTGTAACAGATTTAAAACCACTGTGATGCACAAGAACAGAGTGAGATGACTAGAAGTACTGGAAATCATCACAGGACCAGTCTAGCGACCAGCGGCAGGTCATTAGCTTAGTCTGACAAACACGTTTTACACCAGTCAGAACAGTGATCTCTATACTGAGCTGCAGCCACTACCAAGACAGCTCTGCTGCCCTAAACCTACAGGCACTAGCACTCTCCAGCTAGTGCCATGCAACATCCAAAATAAAGCTGATAagtaacacagaaaaaaggaaaacaccaaaaaaaaaaatgagtatcCCTGtgctgaaagttttttttttttttctgctttttttttataccaatACCAATGATGCAGGTACTTCTCCTCTGGATAAATCCTTCATTCTACGAGGCTACATCAAGAACATTCAACTCCTCTAAATCAACCCATCAAGACGTCTCATCATGATTCCTACAGAGGATTTGGTTTGTGATGGGAACAAAGAGtatatggaggaaaaaagtaaaaacaaaatgtcgCAAACGTAACACCATCATAGAATTCATGATTtacacatcaacaaacacaattCAATATCTTTTTTAGAAAGGAAACATGAGATACATCTTTTATTCACACTTTACAAAAAAAGCTAGCCTTTAAATCTACTACAATACTAATGccattcaggaaaaaaaagaagaaactggaCACATTGGTTTTcattggaaaacaaaacaaaggttaaaaacaaacatttggggagaaaataaaagggACAAGAGACCTTGATCTGAGGACTTTACTTATACATCCTATTTTCTTGCTTCCCtcttgctttaaaatgtcatttcaacatGTACATTAAATTAATGTGATGTTTATTCGCTAATATGACGGAACAGGGAGTGAGGGGAGCTGCATCTGAATCTAGTAAGTGCTCATCTTTATGTTGGCTTTAAATAATCATCTTGCCTCTGACAGATCTCACTGGTTTGTTTGGGGTGTAATAGACTCGATTCAAAGAGACGCATGCTTGGCTTTCAGAGAGGAATCGCTGAGCTAAGTGCCCCTCCTCCCTTGTTCCTCCGAAAGCAAGAGCAAATTGGGCCTTCCACCGTTTCCAATACAGAGGTAGGGGGTCCACAGATGGCACTATAGCTGCAGTGACAAGGGTAAGAGAACTATACAAAGTGGTTGAGCGAAGGGGTTTTCAGAGACACAGCTTGAGTGAAACAGTGGACAGGGAAAGTCTGAGGTTTTAGAGAGGGGTGAAGGGTGATGGACAGACTTAAGGAGATTTAAAATTCATGGCCAGGGAAGGAGCTATGGGCTGTTTTatggggggtgtgggggggtcTGGGCATGGAGCTGTGCTAAGGTACAACgagagagcaaaaaaacaaaaaaaacaaccagagtGCGGATTCAATAAAGATAAGACATCCTACTCATGTTCCttagaggagaggggagaaagcATACCTGATTACTAGAGAGCTCAATGAATAGGAAGGATATACACATCATCATAACATTGTCACAGCtcataaaaaaggaaatcaacATTAACAAAACCCAATAAAAGGACATAAAATCTTCACAAATGTCTCAacagtatttaaaaataaaaggagaaaaggTTGTTCGGGCGTTCGTCATGTGTAAATATAGTGCAAGACGACAACTGCTACAGTGAGGCACGATGTTCTTGTTGTAcatgtggggtttttttaaatggaggTTGTTTTAGTCACACGCCACtagtgggagtgtgtgtgtgtgtatgtgtgtgtgagatctaTAGATGAACAGATGCGGAGTAGTCGCTGGTGGGCTGCGGCTCATCCTTGCATGTCCTTTTTGTTGTCTGAACTGATGGCAGCAGCGTGGATCAATGGCTTTGTTAATGGGCGAAAAGCAACAGGCAGAGTTTACTCAGTGTCTATTTACAATCGCAGCAATATGCCGGCAAATCAAAtacaacagcagagagagagaggggaggagaaaaaaaataataataaaacaatactgATACATTAATTACAGTTAATCTCTAAGGAGTGCAAAGTAGTGACAGCGAACGCCTCGAACAACCTCTTCTTACGTCTTTTGTACAAGCTGGTAATATCAATTCATCTTAACATTAACTGGATAAAAATTTAGCCATATTTTACaatacaatcttttttttctcaaatctgATCATAATTTACTCTTAGTACAAAAAACGCCAGAAAACAGGTCTTTTGTGGTTCATATACAATCATGTAAAGACTGAGTCTAGATTTTCTATTCTGTACAAACACTTGTGAAAAAACCACTGCTTTTGTGTATGGAACTTATGGCTGGGGAAAGTCACTACTGGCCTCAGAGACAGTGCTACAGATCTGCCTGCAAATTAcctgtgttgagtgtgtgtgtgtgtgtgtgtgtgtgtgtgtgtgtgtgtgtgtgtgtgtgtgtgtgtgtgtgtgtgtgtgtgtgtgtctaagctTGCATGTGTGGAGTTGGATGGCAACTCCAGACAGTGAGAGGAATGCTGGTTTTACTCCTGTGTATCAGCCATTACTCGCTCTCTCTGCCTAAAAGCGatcaagacaaagaaaagatttGTGATAGCCCCCTCATCACTTTGCCCCTCAGCCTTATTCCCCTGCCCCTTGAcccgaaaaaaacaaaaaaaacaaaacaaaattaaaaaaaacaaacattgttggTACATGGGGCTGCATGAGCTCCTAAGCACAAGACTAGCCTAACAACTATACAAGCTGGGGTGAAAAACAGTCTGGAAACAGGATGGTAGCTGCTCTCAGTTTCTCGTCATATATCTTCCTTCACAAAATACCACTGACATACCGCCTATGTGGAACAGGGGGAATGTAGTTCTCGGACGTCTGTTTCTTGAGGCATCTGTGGGTCTTGGTAGCTAAATGTACCAGGGCCGGGGTCAGAGGTGTAGACTATCTTTTAGCACCACGGGAGGCCATGACCACACAAAAAAAGGCCTCAGCACCACAGAATGACAGCAGGAAATCTCACCTTATACGAGCTGCGCTACATCCACCTCCGGGGACGCTTGACTACCAGCTAAAAAGCTTAACCGCCGTCTAACCTGGCGACTCGACAAACATCCTTGGGAGACCGAGAAAGTACGCTGGCTGCCCCGAGTACAGGGGGAAAACAAGCACAAGCCAATCATGGAGGTCTGAGACTGACAAGTCTGCTGTCTTTGCTGGTTTCAGATTTatacaggacagacagacaggcagaccaTCAGCTATGGAGCTCTCTCAGGTGAAAGTCATCCCCCTTCAGCCACTTTTAAGTTTCCCCTTGCTCTTAAACCAAACAGTGCCCCATGTGACAAATCTGAATGAGCTACCATCCCCTCTAGTGTGAAAGACAGAAGCAGagtgggtggatgggtggatttgaggaggaaagggagtccaaaacacaaaatgatacACGAACAGGACCGAATcgagcagttaaaaaaaataacaaaaaagaaaaacagagaaagaaaaaagaaaaatatagaatatctaTAACATTATACGAAATCCCTGTCGGCCAGACCTCACTGTACGAATATTTtacaggttgtgtttttttttgtcttccccCTCCAttgtggtggaggagaagagctggtagtgggagggaggagggttgGAAAGGGTGAGGGGCTGTGGTTGCAGCTCCCCCCCGCCCACCCGGCGGTGTGGCAGGGACTCACTACCTACGTGAAGGCATATGGAGCCCATTGATCTGGGGGGGCACGTTGAAGAGGAGCAGCTCCAGCTGGGCGAAGAGGGAGAAGTGGTCGGAGGGGATGTGGGGATGTGGGCAGCCGCTGACATTGTTCTCAACGAGCCAGTGGGGGTCCAGGGGGCCCAAGATGCCCAGCACGTTCAGGTGAGGCTTGGAGTAGAAAATATAGTCGATGACACCCTGGGGAGAGAAGAAGACGGGAGTCACCctcacagaaatgtgtttattgtaaatTTGTGCAAGCTGGCTTCTTTTGTAACAGACAATAAATTTCTGCCTCTGTTTATATATACAAGCAACATCATTaaccataaacaaacacaaacatgtgccATCAGCACAATCACCTTGAAGTCGAAGGTGTAGTTGGTGTAAGGCATCAGGCCGTTCTCGTAAGCGCTCTTCAGCTTGAAGCCGTGGGTGATCATGCCGTTGGACGAACTGTTCTTGCCGTTGCAGTTGAATTTGGTCAGACAGTCACTATAACGAAGCTCCTTGAAGTCCTTGTGGGTGCAGTCTACTCCACCAGAGCTAAGGTACTCCACCACGCCTAAACAGAGTGGAGAGATAAGAAGTCatcagaaacaagaaaatgtcgAGAGGCACTTGAAGGTCCCGACAGACAAAAGCAAGTCTGTTCCTACTGTTAAAAACGGGATAAATGATGTTTCCTAAGGCACAACCTCTGGATACTGTAGGACATTAGCAGTATTAACTGCAACATGAATGTGGTTATTCAATCAAACGGCAAGTCATGTAGCTGTATAGATGCAATGTTGTTCTCTTCTGGCTTATAtgcaagaacacaaacatcaaGACATATTAATTGTAATATTCAAGTTCTCTTCTCATGTGAGCAACACTTAACGATGCAGTAAAATTCAAGCAGGAAATCTTGAAAGAAGTCTGAGCCTTTAATTGCTCTCAATATCGTGCACTCAAAAACACGCAAACCATAGcccagaaaaacaaacttataTTTTATATCAGGACAGACTTCTCTCATATTCAACTTGGCAGAACTGGAAGGTACGTTTTTGGCATTTTAGCAACAATTACTTAATTATCATAATCGTTTCAGAGTCATTTTCTGCTTAATGTCTCAATTGATCTTTTCAGCTGTACAAACTAAAAGGTCAGGGAGCCATTCATTCCTATTAGGTCATAGATACACATTCCTTTGTAAACAGGGCTATACATCATATCATAATATATCACTCATACTAATAGAAAGAGATCTAAAAAACTAATGGTTGGTAGGTTGGGTTATGTtcatttctatcttttttttttttttttttattaagctGTAAAAGCAGCcatgaaagacaaagaaacaataaTCATATCTCTCATCTCTGTGGTCAGACACAGCAAAGCTTTATATTACGTACCGGAGTCAGGCAAGGAGTTGAGGTCAGCGCACAGCACCAGTGGAATGGCATTAGTCTCACCAGAGACGGAGGACAACTTGAGGCTGCGTGTGGCCTTGTCCACTATGTTCTTCACCTCTGACAGGAACATCATTGTCTGGACCAGCTTGACGTCAGAGTACTCTGGGTCCCAGTGCATGTGGGCATTTGCGATCAGGATCAGCTGCTTCTCCATGCCGTGGAGTGTCTTTCCAGctgagaggagggggaaaaagtAAAGTGGGCAGGTTAAAAGTGCTGCCCTAAGAACTGTTATCATATATGCACCATGGACTACATCTATTCAGGATGAGCTTGTGAGTCTTAAAAGACTAGAATTACTGCCTTGTGGCTGTAAAACTCAGGAGCAGTCAAGTTGTAGTTCCAGAACTACAGTGATGAATAATCggcagaacatttttttgcagattgatggcctttgaccttttgggtattaaatatatattacttcatcattttatcccaTTAGATATTTGaggataataataaaaaataaaagtaataaatcaTATGACTTGTTGAGTAGTAGTCAAAAATGTTTCTTGAGGTCTGAGGGACCTTGACCTTTGAACAccaaaatgtaatcagtttATCTGTGAGAATAAATCTCGGACTGTTCTTGAGACATCGTGCTCGGAAAAATGGTGCGAAATCAAAATGCCTCCAGCCGCGGTTATCGCAAACGTggaggcataaaaaaaatacataaatcagaaaataggTCCAGCGTCTACTCACAGGAGACTTCCATCATCTCTTTGCGGACCTCGAGCAGTACAGCTACTCCGATGTTGTCCTTGGTCATCACCCTGTTCAGCATGGCCTCTGAGCCCTCGGAGTTAGCCATCGCCAGCTGGTTGAActccactgtgtgtttctgcaccgCGCTGAACCTGGAGATAAACAGCGCGAGACGAGAGAGAGAAGCAGTATGAGCAGTTGTAGGAATAAATGAGGGATAAACTGAAATTTGTCTGGTGACTTCTAATCAAGTGCTCTTCCCCCAACGGCTCATGgatgattacatttattttccacatttgtGATGTAATGCACCAAGATTAGAGGGGGTAACATTTTGTTACTTCGGTGAAACTTCATGCCTCTTAATATTCAGCCAACACAGTTATTTAAATGCTCATACATGAAACAAGAATTTGTCCCACTTGCCCCTAAAATTTGGTATCTCATTCATCATCACTTTAACATTAACCACtgtgctggagaaaaaaaaacatcatttggTTCAGTTCAGTAAAGGAATCAGGTGTGTGTCTTGTAGAGGTTAATGTAGACTTGGGCTGCTAGCCTCAAGTAGAGATGAGGCGTAGGCTGGTGACTCACTTATTTCTGACACCTTTCAGAGTTTTATCGTTTGTTAACCTTTAGCCCTTCAGCCTCACTGACTCAAGTGTCATCTTTAGAGGAAGCTCATGCAGACTTCACTCTCttcctggagccacaaaatgattcagaccaacttttttttttgtcttgtatcTAGTAGTACTCCCCatgaactgtaaacacactgtaatgtctAAACTTATAAGTGCTACCCTTTAAAGTAAATCAAAATTGAACAGTTCGGGAGTGACTAACCACGACGGTCACATTCTGTAATTTTAACTAATTTCAAGTTCTATTTAAAACATCCTATAATTGTCACGGTCTGATGGGTGCCACATTTGTAAGTATCCCTTTAATATCCGATCCAAAAGCACACCCTTGGATTGTTTTCAGCTGTAAACGAACTATGAACCTTTTCTTATTGAAACGTAAAAGCAGGAGAAACAGATAATGAGGGCTTGACACATATTCTTTACCACGATGAGTTCAATGTCATCACTGTCTGGAGGCGACAATAAAAACCTGACCGATTTGCTGAGTAGTCAGACAGGTTAGACAGGTCAGCAGTGGTAGCTCCACCCAGTTGATACAAGCCTCAACAAACTAGACACATACTGCACTCTTAAAATAAGACTGGTTACATTTCTAAGTGTTACAGATTTGTCCTGGAGTGGAAGCCTCTCAATGTATTTGCTAAAAGTAGTTAGTCATAATTATTGCATTTGTTTGATGGAGCATGCTTTATTATCAAATATATTTGCACACCAAACTGTATTAATCTACTCTTGCAACAATATGACAGCACAATCCAATAACAAATCTGTTAACTGGATACCCAGTAGAAGGTAAacttctccatccatccatatacatcaattcaaaataaagattCACCAGATTAGGCGATATGCATGTTTAGCTGCATGTGGGAAACAAGTAATTCAAGAAGGTTCTCAACAAGCCACAGTTACAAAATTGTATTGTAGCTACATACTTTTCTGTCTTGTAGAAAATTGCACAGCCGTCCACGTGTTTACGATCCACCTCCGACATCGTCCTGGCTCGTGACTTTGGACTGAAGAACCCGTCATATCCCTGCTCCTTCAGCTCAGGCAAGAAGAAATTGTAGTACTGCTCCGTCTCAACCTCCtgttgtcaaaaacaaaaaaacaaaaaattacagATAAACAGCCCCTttccagacaaaaacaaaaatgtcattcaggACTGGGAAGAGAAGGTGTCtgatatgtttttattgatatgACACACACTATTTGTACGAGGTGAAGCAATAAAAATATTCACGCCTGAAAAAATCTTGCACAAACAGAAGAGCAGATATAACAACAGCATCAAGGCAAATGTGGGGGAGTAATTCTGCATTGATGAATACAAAGACATCTGTATGCAACTGATGCTTCAGTGTTCTTAAAGAGGGAGACATTAACGCTGCTCCTTGTGACAAGGATCCgtttaaaatcaattttcttttaatattttaagctatttgtgtttttatgagctTTCACTGTAGAGAAACACGACTACCCGGATACAAAAGCACATTGAAATTGGTGAATAACCAAACACAGATCAACCAAGATGACAGCACCCTCCCACAACACACCTCATAAAGCAATTAGGCAAAACGTTCTGACCTattccagaagaagaagaagaagaagaagaagaagaagaagaagaagaagaagaagaagaagaagaagaagaagaagaagaagaagaagaagaagaagaagaagaagaagaagaagaagaagaagaagaagaagaagaagaagaagaagaagaagaagaagaagaagaagaagaagaagaagaagaagaagaagacatgagTGGCAAGGGGGCATTTATTGCCAACTTTACAGgtgttgcttttattgtgttgtcCCCCCTGCCACCACCCAACTCACATTATTTTAAATCGTTATAGTTATGCACTGACATGGGGCTGCACAGTTAATCACAAAATAATC
Encoded here:
- the cnot6a gene encoding CCR4-NOT transcription complex subunit 6a, whose amino-acid sequence is MPKEKYDPPDPRRMYTIMSSEEAANGKKSYWAELEISGRVRSLSTALWSLTHLTALHLSDNSLSRIPPDIAKLHNLVYLDLSSNKIRSLPAELGNMVSLRELLLNNNQLRVLPFELGKLFQLQTLGLKGNPLAQEIMSLYQEPDGTRRLLNYLLDNLAGAIKRIPTEQPPARSWISLQDPDRTWPSALFSVMCYNVLCDKYATRQLYGYCPSWALNWEYRKKNIMQEIMGCNADIISLQEVETEQYYNFFLPELKEQGYDGFFSPKSRARTMSEVDRKHVDGCAIFYKTEKFSAVQKHTVEFNQLAMANSEGSEAMLNRVMTKDNIGVAVLLEVRKEMMEVSSGKTLHGMEKQLILIANAHMHWDPEYSDVKLVQTMMFLSEVKNIVDKATRSLKLSSVSGETNAIPLVLCADLNSLPDSGVVEYLSSGGVDCTHKDFKELRYSDCLTKFNCNGKNSSSNGMITHGFKLKSAYENGLMPYTNYTFDFKGVIDYIFYSKPHLNVLGILGPLDPHWLVENNVSGCPHPHIPSDHFSLFAQLELLLFNVPPQINGLHMPSRR